Proteins encoded together in one uncultured Desulfobacter sp. window:
- a CDS encoding terminase family protein: MRAKACRFICHGQAAQVEFPGLGKVFNHFNAVYLPRPDCVRSNPGWGIFWQTAAKRLYLRRHKPKEIAEITNVPLRTVYDWRNKGQWDDMWTGDRYNQRFKKKRVEFPGFKQMQSGILCPDNTYRKIITLDDAERAGCDLFDRVQLKLEYSPDEFKNLFGCLFVDDTFGVFKFADLEHCAVDTSTWTDIDPNAKRPVGNYPVWGGYDPSRSGDDASFVILMPPLENNGKFRLITRLKWVNKSFTWQAAEIKKLIQQYNFAYMGIDVTGPGMGVFDTVRNFYPQATPIHYCVGNKTSMVLKAQEVIGANRLLWDAEETTISHAFLTIRKTTTNSGQITYAANRTDTTGHADVAWAIMHALANEPISHDQIQDNIVETL, from the coding sequence ATCCGTGCCAAGGCTTGCCGGTTCATCTGTCATGGCCAGGCCGCCCAGGTAGAATTTCCCGGTCTCGGCAAAGTTTTCAATCACTTCAATGCAGTTTATCTTCCCAGACCTGATTGCGTTCGATCAAATCCCGGCTGGGGGATATTTTGGCAAACAGCCGCAAAACGGTTATATTTGCGCCGGCACAAACCCAAAGAGATCGCAGAGATCACAAACGTTCCCCTGCGCACGGTTTATGATTGGCGGAACAAGGGCCAATGGGATGACATGTGGACCGGAGACCGGTACAATCAGCGGTTTAAAAAGAAACGGGTGGAGTTCCCCGGGTTTAAGCAGATGCAGTCCGGCATCCTTTGCCCGGATAACACATACCGGAAAATCATCACCCTGGATGATGCGGAAAGGGCAGGGTGTGATCTGTTCGACCGGGTCCAGCTAAAGCTGGAATATTCCCCGGATGAATTCAAAAACCTGTTCGGCTGCCTGTTTGTGGATGACACCTTCGGCGTTTTTAAGTTTGCAGACCTGGAGCACTGCGCCGTAGATACCAGCACATGGACGGACATTGATCCAAACGCAAAACGGCCCGTGGGGAATTACCCGGTATGGGGCGGGTATGATCCAAGCCGCTCCGGGGATGATGCCTCCTTTGTTATCCTGATGCCGCCCCTTGAGAATAACGGTAAATTCAGGCTGATTACCCGGCTTAAATGGGTGAATAAAAGCTTTACATGGCAGGCGGCAGAGATCAAAAAACTGATCCAGCAATACAATTTTGCATACATGGGCATTGATGTAACCGGACCTGGCATGGGTGTATTTGACACCGTGCGCAATTTTTATCCCCAGGCAACCCCCATCCACTATTGCGTAGGCAATAAAACATCCATGGTGCTCAAGGCCCAGGAGGTAATTGGCGCCAACCGGCTTTTATGGGATGCCGAGGAAACCACAATTTCACATGCCTTTTTGACCATCCGCAAAACAACAACAAACAGCGGCCAGATCACATACGCAGCAAACAGGACAGACACCACAGGCCATGCGGACGTGGCATGGGCCATTATGCACGCCCTTGCAAACGAGCCCATCAGCCATGACCAGATCCAGGACAACATCGTAGAGACTTTATAG
- a CDS encoding GPO family capsid scaffolding protein, which translates to MIENFAETGKFYLGGLAMTDEPASLGTDEMRFSTNPDRTFTARYPGEPVPDLRDAADDETAFTLFRKLLHIFSKLKPETEIKEEEPMDQKQFDELKGEFKKSLDAVSGLAERLDTFMAAGDQPQDDMEDTPDDSGDDTATPPAEDFTELKTGLDDLGKKFDSLVERMEKAVPGTRFTETTAPAGDEDELL; encoded by the coding sequence GTGATTGAAAACTTTGCCGAGACCGGGAAATTCTACCTGGGCGGCCTGGCCATGACAGATGAACCGGCAAGCCTTGGCACGGATGAAATGCGTTTTTCCACAAACCCGGACCGCACATTCACGGCCCGGTATCCCGGAGAGCCGGTCCCGGACCTGCGGGATGCCGCCGATGATGAAACGGCATTTACCTTGTTTCGCAAGCTTCTGCATATCTTTTCCAAATTAAAACCAGAAACTGAAATAAAAGAGGAAGAACCCATGGACCAGAAACAATTTGATGAGCTGAAGGGTGAATTTAAAAAAAGCCTTGATGCCGTATCCGGCCTTGCTGAACGGCTTGATACATTTATGGCCGCAGGCGATCAGCCCCAGGATGATATGGAGGATACCCCGGACGATTCCGGAGATGACACCGCCACGCCCCCGGCAGAGGACTTTACCGAACTTAAAACCGGACTGGACGACCTGGGAAAAAAGTTTGATTCCCTGGTTGAACGGATGGAAAAGGCAGTGCCCGGTACCCGGTTTACCGAGACAACCGCACCGGCAGGCGACGAGGACGAACTTCTTTAA